From a region of the Panicum virgatum strain AP13 chromosome 2K, P.virgatum_v5, whole genome shotgun sequence genome:
- the LOC120694132 gene encoding ninja-family protein Os07g0602900-like, with protein sequence MASRDFLGGFGREGGAPAAAGGSAATAESDEIELSLGLSLGGCFGADPAQDAKKPCLVRSSSIPSICSLPGGFTSGEEPAAVTAPPSDLLRTSSLPSEYTEDRLRRRAMQSQRRLEAKRKRLERRNSMSSGRSATSTSTGAGRDEAPEQAVPSGFQLRRTVALQGTTSSTAPEQGGGAPSHSPPAPNTSSDNTSSGQSSSRPSTASGTGRPSNGTTGREQPLRTLRSLTMRTASTGDLRNSMVEDMPMVSYKAEGPSGRKTDGFLYKYRKGEEVRIVCVCHGNFLTPAEFVRHAGGGDVTNPLRHIVVNPQQSVFL encoded by the exons ATGGCGTCGAGGGATTTCCTGGGCGGGTTCGGACGGGAGGGAGGAGCACCCGCTGCAGCCGGCGGGAGCGCAGCGACCGCCGAGTCGGACGAGATCGAGCTCAGCCTCGGCCTGTCCCTCGGCGGCTGCTTCGGCGCCGACCCGGCGCAGGACGCGAAGAAGCCGTGCCTCGTCCGGTCCTCCTCCATCCCCTCGATCTGCTCGCTGCCCGGAGGCTTCACCTCCGGCGAGGAACCCGCCGCCGTCACGGCACCGCCGTCCGACCTGCTCCGCACGTCCTCGCTCCCCAGCGAGTACACGGAGGATCGGCTCCGTCGCCGCGCGATGCAGAGCCAGCGGCGGCTCGAGGCCAAGCGCAAGCGCCTCGAGCGCCGGAACTCCATGAGCTCCGGCAGGTCCGCCACAAGCACAAGCACCGGTGCCGGCCGCGACGAAGCCCCGGAGCAGGCGGTGCCCAGCGGCTTCCAGCTCAGGCGCACGGTCGCCTTGCAGGGGACCACCTCGTCCACCGCGCCGGAGCAAG GGGGTGGAGCTCCATCGCATAGCCCTCCCGCGCCGAACACATCCTCGGACAACACCAGCAGTGGACAGAGCAGCTCCAGACCCTCAACGGCGTCAGGAACAGGGAGGCCATCCAACGGCACCACCGGGCGCGAGCAGCCGCTGCGGACCCTCCGGTCGCTGACGATGCGGACGGCGAGCACCGGCGACCTCCGCAACAGCATGGTGGAGGACATGCCGATGGTCTCCTACAAGGCGGAGGGGCCCAGCGGCCGCAAGACCGACGGCTTCCTGTACAAGTACAGGAAAGGCGAGGAGGTCAGGATAGTTTGCGTCTGCCACGGCAACTTCCTGACGCCGGCGGAGTTCGTgaggcacgccggcggcggcgacgtcacgAACCCGCTAAGGCATATCGTCGTTAACCCGCAGCAGTCggtgttcttgtga